In Streptomyces sp. NBC_01426, one genomic interval encodes:
- a CDS encoding YiaA/YiaB family inner membrane protein, with product MNETPVKQQNTGAYYGQAVASFGVAMAAVALGIYNLDANGWVRAFLGIAVLYLTTSAFTLAKVIRDRQEVTQIVTRVDQARMEKLMTGYDPFAPKPASGPAAQDR from the coding sequence ATGAACGAGACACCGGTCAAGCAGCAGAACACGGGGGCCTACTACGGCCAGGCCGTCGCCTCCTTCGGCGTCGCCATGGCGGCCGTGGCCCTGGGGATCTACAACCTGGACGCGAACGGCTGGGTGCGCGCCTTCCTCGGCATCGCCGTGCTCTACCTGACCACCTCGGCCTTCACCCTCGCCAAGGTGATCCGTGACCGGCAGGAGGTCACTCAGATCGTCACGCGGGTCGACCAGGCCCGGATGGAGAAGCTCATGACCGGCTACGACCCCTTCGCGCCCAAGCCCGCCTCCGGCCCGGCCGCCCAGGATCGCTAA
- a CDS encoding TetR/AcrR family transcriptional regulator, whose translation MDSPADTGGYQPWSEVTPDAARRLLVAAVEAFAERGYHATTTRDIAGRAGMSPAALYIHYKTKEELLHRISRIGHDKALEILETAASGPGTAADRLDEAVRSFVRWHAAHHTTARVVQYELDALAEEHRSEIVALRRQSDAAVRRIISDGVAAGEFEVPDVPGTTLAVLSLCIDVARWFNVTGSRTPDEVGGLYSDLVLRMVGTRPDHGTTR comes from the coding sequence ATGGACAGCCCGGCGGACACCGGCGGCTACCAGCCGTGGTCGGAGGTCACCCCCGACGCCGCGCGGCGGCTGCTCGTCGCCGCCGTGGAGGCCTTCGCGGAGCGCGGCTACCACGCCACCACCACCCGGGACATCGCCGGACGGGCCGGCATGAGCCCGGCCGCGCTCTACATCCACTACAAGACCAAGGAAGAGCTGCTCCACCGGATCAGCCGGATCGGCCACGACAAGGCGCTGGAGATCCTGGAGACGGCCGCGTCCGGCCCGGGGACCGCCGCCGACCGGCTCGACGAGGCCGTGCGGTCCTTCGTGCGCTGGCACGCCGCCCACCACACCACCGCCCGCGTGGTCCAGTACGAGCTCGACGCCCTCGCCGAGGAGCACCGCTCCGAAATCGTGGCCCTGCGCCGGCAGAGCGACGCGGCCGTGCGCCGGATCATCTCCGACGGGGTCGCGGCGGGGGAGTTCGAGGTCCCCGACGTGCCCGGCACCACCCTCGCCGTCCTGTCCCTGTGCATCGACGTGGCCCGCTGGTTCAACGTGACCGGTTCGCGCACGCCCGACGAGGTCGGCGGGTTGTACTCCGACCTCGTGCTCCGCATGGTCGGAACGCGCCCCGACCACGGAACGACGCGGTGA
- a CDS encoding MaoC family dehydratase produces the protein MAEPRIFTSAEELRAGIGVPLGPSEWLEVDQKRIDLFADATGDHQWIHVDPARAASGPFGTTIAHGYLTLSLLPSLVPQIMRVEGMRMGINYGTNKVRFPATVPVGSRLRATAVITEVTEAGGGVQVAATVTVEREGGDKPVCVAESVSRYYF, from the coding sequence ATGGCCGAACCGAGGATCTTCACGTCCGCCGAGGAGCTGCGCGCCGGGATCGGCGTTCCGCTCGGCCCGAGCGAGTGGCTGGAGGTGGATCAGAAGCGGATCGACCTCTTCGCCGACGCGACGGGCGATCACCAGTGGATCCACGTCGATCCCGCGCGGGCGGCCTCCGGGCCCTTCGGCACGACCATCGCGCACGGCTACCTCACGCTGTCGCTGCTGCCGAGCCTGGTGCCGCAGATCATGCGGGTCGAGGGCATGCGGATGGGCATCAACTACGGCACGAACAAGGTGCGGTTCCCGGCGACGGTGCCGGTCGGCTCGCGGCTGCGCGCCACCGCCGTGATCACGGAGGTCACCGAGGCGGGTGGCGGCGTGCAGGTCGCGGCGACCGTGACGGTCGAGCGCGAGGGCGGCGACAAGCCGGTGTGCGTCGCGGAGTCGGTGTCCCGGTACTACTTCTGA
- the soxR gene encoding redox-sensitive transcriptional activator SoxR has product MPQIPEKVHELTVGQLSARSGAAVSALHFYEAKGLISSRRTSGNQRRYTRDALRRVAFVRAAQRVGIPLASIREALSQLPEGRTPTREDWAGLSEAWRAELDHRIKQLGRLRDHLTDCIGCGCLSLENCALSNPDDVFGERLTGSRLSL; this is encoded by the coding sequence GTGCCGCAGATTCCCGAGAAAGTCCATGAACTCACCGTCGGTCAGCTGTCCGCGCGCAGCGGCGCGGCCGTTTCGGCGCTGCACTTCTACGAGGCCAAGGGCCTGATCAGCAGCCGTCGCACCTCCGGCAACCAGCGCCGCTACACCCGAGACGCACTGCGCCGGGTCGCCTTCGTACGGGCCGCCCAACGCGTGGGCATCCCGCTCGCCAGCATCCGCGAGGCGCTGTCCCAACTCCCGGAAGGCCGTACCCCGACCCGCGAGGACTGGGCCGGCCTGTCCGAGGCCTGGCGCGCCGAACTCGATCACCGGATCAAACAACTCGGCCGTTTGCGCGACCACTTGACCGACTGCATCGGCTGCGGCTGCCTGTCCCTGGAGAACTGCGCGCTGTCCAACCCGGACGACGTGTTCGGCGAGCGCCTCACCGGCTCCCGACTGTCGCTCTAG
- a CDS encoding 3-keto-5-aminohexanoate cleavage protein, which produces MSGSDTTGRDPEGGSGGAASRVPLQVALNGGREAAEGAAVPMSPQDLARSAVASVAAGAREVLVHPRSPCGRESLSPRVVGPLLEALRGAGVSVPLSVPAAVAAEPDPAARQARVRSWEVLPDRAVVRFTDLGAEELGLALLARGVAVDAVVPLGGTAGPEPLGRFLAWAGPDHGRVRLAVELSEADPALVAGLCWLPPVEVVLFGREAAAWPVLRLAARCGAGARIGAGDVLVLPDGRPARSNADLVAAAVAEVEASRAARVAGAARATVGSR; this is translated from the coding sequence ATGAGCGGGAGCGACACGACGGGCCGGGACCCGGAGGGCGGGAGCGGGGGCGCGGCCTCGCGGGTTCCGCTCCAGGTCGCGTTGAACGGCGGTCGGGAGGCCGCCGAGGGGGCGGCGGTACCGATGTCGCCGCAGGACCTGGCGCGTTCGGCGGTGGCCTCGGTCGCCGCCGGGGCCCGCGAGGTATTGGTGCACCCTAGGAGTCCGTGCGGCCGCGAGAGCCTCTCGCCCCGGGTGGTCGGGCCGCTGCTGGAGGCGCTGCGGGGCGCGGGGGTCTCCGTACCGCTGTCCGTGCCGGCGGCCGTCGCGGCGGAGCCCGATCCCGCCGCGCGGCAGGCGCGGGTCCGTTCCTGGGAGGTGCTGCCGGATCGCGCGGTGGTCCGTTTCACGGATCTCGGGGCGGAGGAGTTGGGCTTGGCCCTGCTGGCGCGCGGGGTGGCGGTGGACGCGGTGGTTCCGCTGGGCGGCACGGCCGGGCCCGAGCCGCTGGGCCGGTTCCTGGCGTGGGCCGGGCCCGATCACGGCCGGGTCCGGCTGGCGGTGGAGCTGTCGGAGGCCGACCCGGCGCTGGTGGCGGGGTTGTGCTGGTTGCCGCCCGTGGAGGTGGTGCTGTTCGGGCGGGAGGCCGCCGCCTGGCCGGTGCTGCGGCTCGCCGCGCGGTGTGGTGCGGGAGCGCGGATCGGTGCGGGCGACGTGCTCGTCCTTCCGGACGGGCGGCCGGCGCGGTCCAATGCCGATCTGGTCGCGGCGGCCGTGGCCGAGGTGGAGGCGTCCCGCGCGGCCAGGGTGGCGGGAGCGGCTAGAGCGACAGTCGGGAGCCGGTGA
- a CDS encoding serine-threonine protein kinase codes for MADIGMVVGSGEGGGSGGSVTAGVAAGGGGGVGVGVAAGGGTGVAVESGVAARPGVGVGPYAELTFDADGDVERSTREAVARIEATDLLVFAHGWNSDRSTSTRLYDRFFAPFPNLVGSGVRLGYVGVVWPSIRFSDEPIPDFDPPGALAEPGLGTALDPATRRALGEFWPDRDAELDRIAELLEERPDSAAAFVEFGALVRELVGVDAVATPAALDVPAMFARDVLEVCRAFTDALAEADATPRRDADGVEAGVGAGGGAERVVGGANPILGGGLRALWSGAKEVLRQATYYQMKKRAGVVGEHGLGPVLAELAHRRPALRIHLIGHSFGARVAAFSLRAVPDGSRYVKSLTLLQGAFSHYAFTDRLPHDEDRGGALRGLQRRVDGPVVACHSPYDTSLRLFYPLASRMAGDSAGLLGFDERWGAIGHDGVRAVPDTPRLSLDTVLRGGLPGAGCVSVDAGSVVRRGGAPSGAHSDICHEELARVVVAAGRMGR; via the coding sequence ATGGCGGACATCGGCATGGTGGTCGGAAGCGGTGAAGGCGGCGGGAGCGGGGGCTCGGTCACTGCGGGGGTCGCGGCCGGGGGCGGGGGCGGGGTCGGGGTCGGGGTCGCCGCAGGGGGCGGGACGGGCGTCGCGGTCGAATCGGGCGTCGCGGCCAGGCCGGGGGTCGGGGTCGGACCGTACGCGGAACTCACCTTCGACGCCGACGGTGACGTGGAACGGAGCACCCGGGAGGCCGTGGCCCGGATCGAGGCCACCGACCTGCTGGTCTTCGCGCACGGCTGGAACAGCGACCGGTCCACGTCGACCCGCTTGTACGACCGCTTCTTCGCCCCGTTCCCGAACCTCGTGGGGTCAGGGGTGCGGCTGGGGTACGTGGGGGTGGTCTGGCCCTCGATACGGTTCTCCGACGAGCCGATACCGGACTTCGACCCGCCCGGCGCGCTCGCGGAGCCGGGCCTGGGCACGGCACTGGACCCCGCCACCCGGCGCGCGCTCGGGGAGTTCTGGCCGGACCGCGACGCGGAGCTGGACCGGATCGCCGAACTGCTGGAGGAACGGCCCGATTCCGCGGCCGCGTTCGTCGAGTTCGGCGCGCTGGTACGGGAGCTCGTCGGGGTGGACGCGGTGGCCACGCCGGCCGCCCTGGACGTGCCGGCCATGTTCGCCCGGGACGTCCTGGAGGTGTGCCGGGCGTTCACCGACGCGCTCGCGGAGGCGGACGCGACGCCGAGGCGCGACGCCGACGGTGTCGAGGCCGGAGTCGGGGCCGGCGGCGGGGCCGAGCGCGTGGTCGGGGGCGCGAATCCGATACTCGGCGGCGGGTTGCGCGCCCTGTGGAGCGGCGCGAAAGAGGTGCTCCGCCAAGCTACCTACTATCAGATGAAGAAGCGGGCGGGAGTGGTCGGCGAACACGGGCTGGGACCGGTGCTCGCGGAACTCGCGCACCGCCGGCCGGCGCTGCGGATCCACCTCATCGGTCACAGCTTCGGGGCGCGGGTGGCGGCGTTCTCGCTGCGCGCGGTGCCGGACGGGTCGCGGTACGTGAAGTCCCTGACCCTGCTCCAAGGAGCGTTCTCCCACTACGCCTTCACCGACCGCCTCCCCCACGACGAGGACCGCGGCGGCGCCCTGCGCGGGCTCCAGCGGCGGGTGGACGGACCGGTGGTCGCCTGCCATTCCCCGTACGACACCTCGCTCCGGTTGTTCTATCCGCTGGCCTCCCGGATGGCCGGGGATTCGGCCGGACTGCTCGGTTTCGACGAGCGCTGGGGCGCGATCGGGCACGACGGGGTACGGGCCGTGCCGGACACGCCCCGGCTGAGCCTCGACACGGTGCTGCGCGGCGGGCTGCCGGGGGCGGGTTGCGTCAGCGTGGACGCGGGCTCCGTGGTCCGGCGGGGCGGGGCACCGTCGGGGGCGCACAGTGACATCTGCCACGAGGAACTGGCCCGGGTCGTGGTTGCCGCGGGGCGCATGGGGCGCTGA
- a CDS encoding exo-beta-N-acetylmuramidase NamZ family protein yields the protein MTLSRRGVLGLAGAVGSVGSLGAVAPDSPKAVGASARVRTGCEQLAADGYAALAGQRIGVVTNPTGITADARHLVDVLHADERVDLVAVFGPEHGFRGTAQAGGSEGAGRDPATGLPVYDTYDKSGRQLADVFTAAGVDTVVFDIQDVGARFYTYIWTLYDCMRAAALAGKAVVVLDRPNPVGGVRAAGPVLQRPYASFVGREPIALAHGMTAAELALLFNGEFLKDGPVALRTVRMTGWRRESFFGATGLPWVPPSPNMPTADTALAYAGTCLFEGTNLSEGRGTTTPFEVVGAEGVDRRWAEAANALGLPGVWFREAYFTPSFSKHAGKVCGGVRLIVHDREAFDPVRAGIGLLVTARRTWSGFGWRADHWIDRLTGSDRVRAMVDAGAGVEEIVGDWAAGLARFAALREGYLLYR from the coding sequence ATGACGCTGTCGCGACGCGGGGTACTGGGACTGGCCGGAGCCGTGGGGTCCGTGGGGAGTCTGGGCGCGGTGGCGCCGGACTCCCCGAAGGCGGTCGGCGCGAGCGCGCGGGTGCGGACGGGGTGCGAACAGCTCGCCGCCGACGGGTACGCGGCGTTGGCCGGACAGCGGATCGGGGTGGTCACCAACCCGACCGGGATCACCGCCGACGCGCGCCACCTGGTGGATGTCCTGCACGCGGACGAACGGGTCGACCTGGTCGCGGTGTTCGGGCCCGAGCACGGCTTCCGGGGCACCGCGCAGGCGGGTGGTTCGGAGGGCGCCGGCCGGGACCCGGCGACGGGGCTGCCCGTGTACGACACGTACGACAAGAGCGGTCGGCAGCTCGCGGACGTGTTCACGGCGGCCGGTGTCGACACGGTGGTCTTCGACATCCAGGACGTCGGGGCGCGCTTCTACACCTACATCTGGACCCTCTACGACTGCATGCGCGCGGCCGCCCTGGCGGGCAAGGCGGTGGTGGTGCTGGACCGGCCCAACCCGGTGGGCGGGGTGCGGGCGGCCGGACCGGTGCTCCAGCGGCCGTACGCGAGCTTCGTGGGCCGGGAGCCGATCGCGCTCGCGCACGGGATGACGGCGGCGGAGCTGGCCCTCCTGTTCAACGGCGAATTCCTGAAGGACGGGCCGGTCGCGCTCAGGACGGTACGGATGACGGGGTGGCGCCGGGAGTCGTTCTTCGGGGCGACCGGGCTGCCCTGGGTGCCGCCGAGCCCGAACATGCCCACTGCGGACACGGCGCTCGCGTACGCCGGCACCTGCCTGTTCGAGGGGACGAACCTGTCCGAGGGGCGGGGTACCACGACCCCCTTCGAGGTGGTCGGCGCCGAGGGCGTCGACCGGCGGTGGGCGGAGGCGGCGAACGCGCTGGGGCTGCCCGGGGTCTGGTTCCGGGAGGCGTACTTCACCCCGTCCTTCTCCAAGCACGCCGGGAAGGTGTGCGGCGGGGTCCGACTGATCGTGCACGACCGCGAGGCATTCGACCCGGTGCGGGCGGGAATCGGGCTGTTGGTCACCGCGCGACGGACGTGGAGCGGCTTCGGTTGGCGGGCCGACCACTGGATCGACCGGCTGACGGGATCGGACCGGGTGCGCGCGATGGTGGACGCGGGGGCCGGGGTGGAGGAGATCGTGGGCGACTGGGCGGCCGGGCTGGCGCGCTTCGCGGCCCTGCGGGAGGGGTACCTCCTCTACCGGTGA
- a CDS encoding SDR family oxidoreductase encodes MIHVSAYQDQRVVVTGAGGGIGAALARRFAAEGATVVVNDLDPAKAASVADGIGARAIAVPGDASTIVERAREALGGAVDVYCANAGLASGGDAFVDEAVWEAAWDVNVMAHVRAARALLPQWLERGSGRFVSTVSAAGLLTMIGAAPYSVTKHGALAFAEWLSLTYRHRGVQVHAVCPQGVRTDMLTAAGSAGELVLAPTAIEPEAVADALFDGMEKGRFLILPHPEVADYHAARAGDPDRWLTNMNHLQQKWETR; translated from the coding sequence GTGATCCACGTGAGTGCGTACCAGGACCAGCGAGTCGTCGTCACCGGAGCGGGCGGCGGCATCGGAGCCGCCCTCGCGCGGCGCTTCGCCGCCGAGGGGGCCACGGTCGTGGTCAACGACCTCGACCCGGCGAAGGCCGCGTCCGTCGCCGACGGGATCGGCGCCCGCGCGATCGCGGTCCCCGGCGACGCCTCGACGATCGTGGAGCGGGCCCGCGAGGCCCTCGGCGGCGCCGTGGACGTCTACTGCGCCAACGCCGGCCTCGCCTCGGGCGGCGACGCCTTCGTGGACGAAGCCGTCTGGGAAGCGGCCTGGGACGTCAACGTGATGGCGCACGTCCGTGCCGCCCGCGCCCTGTTGCCGCAGTGGTTGGAGCGGGGGAGCGGCCGGTTCGTGTCCACCGTCTCCGCCGCGGGACTCCTCACGATGATCGGGGCCGCGCCGTACAGTGTCACCAAGCACGGTGCCCTCGCCTTCGCGGAATGGCTGTCGTTGACCTACCGCCACCGAGGCGTCCAGGTCCACGCCGTCTGCCCGCAGGGGGTCCGCACCGACATGCTGACCGCCGCGGGCTCGGCGGGCGAACTCGTCCTGGCTCCGACCGCGATCGAGCCGGAAGCGGTCGCGGACGCCCTGTTCGACGGCATGGAGAAAGGCCGGTTCTTGATCCTCCCGCACCCCGAGGTGGCCGACTACCACGCCGCCCGGGCCGGCGACCCGGACCGCTGGCTGACGAACATGAACCACCTCCAGCAGAAGTGGGAGACGCGATGA
- a CDS encoding AMP-binding protein, protein MTGPAPESTPRPATVVETMPAPATEDATPHATSDATSAPATEDATSAPAVEDATPHATSDATPQPLRYADRPWLARLSAAQRAPITPPVSVPDAFRAAVARAPGRTALAYFDGRLDYAEVDALSDSVAGHLAARGVGRGDRVAVMLQNTPHFVLAVLGAWKAGAIVVPLNPMYKSGEVGHILRDSGAVALVCDARAWTGYLRESVRDTGVSVALTARDRDFQTRDDPRVPAPVPEAAPVPEASPGAEAAPVTRAAGPSVEAADLTAVARQGRPAPPDPCFTASDTALISYTSGTSGTPKGALNPHGALTHNATRQVTGHPLPEGAAYFALAPLFHITGLVCELAACFVNAGTLVLAHRFEPGAVLDAFLEHRPAYTVGPATAFMALAAHPAATPDHFASFRVVSSGGAPLPPALVERLRARFGFYLRNGYGLTECTAPCASVPVHLEAPVDPVSGTLSVGLPGADTLVRILDERGVEVPIGGMGEIAVRGPQVVPGYWGLPEETAKAFPDGELRTGDVGFMDSEGWLYVVDRKKDMINASGFKVWPREVEDVLYTHPDVREAAVVGVPDPYRGESVKAYVSLRPGARVEPAELSAYCAERIAAYKYPRQVEILPVLPKTSSGKILRRELRERG, encoded by the coding sequence ATGACCGGGCCCGCCCCCGAGTCGACGCCCCGGCCCGCGACCGTCGTCGAGACGATGCCCGCGCCCGCCACCGAAGACGCGACGCCCCACGCGACGTCCGACGCGACGTCCGCGCCCGCCACCGAAGACGCGACCTCCGCCCCCGCCGTCGAAGACGCGACGCCCCACGCGACGTCCGACGCGACGCCCCAGCCCCTCCGCTATGCCGACCGGCCCTGGCTGGCTCGCCTCAGCGCCGCCCAACGCGCGCCGATCACGCCCCCGGTCAGCGTGCCGGACGCCTTCCGGGCGGCCGTGGCCCGCGCCCCCGGACGCACCGCCCTCGCCTACTTCGACGGCCGGCTGGACTACGCCGAGGTCGACGCGCTCTCCGACTCGGTAGCCGGTCACCTCGCCGCGCGGGGCGTGGGGCGCGGCGACCGGGTCGCCGTGATGCTCCAGAACACCCCGCACTTCGTGCTCGCCGTGCTGGGCGCCTGGAAGGCCGGCGCGATCGTCGTCCCGCTCAACCCCATGTACAAGTCCGGCGAGGTCGGCCACATCCTGCGCGACTCCGGCGCCGTCGCCCTGGTCTGCGACGCCCGTGCCTGGACCGGGTACCTCCGCGAGAGTGTCCGCGACACCGGCGTCAGCGTCGCGCTCACCGCCCGCGACCGGGACTTCCAGACGCGCGACGACCCACGCGTCCCGGCGCCCGTCCCGGAAGCGGCCCCCGTCCCGGAAGCGTCCCCCGGCGCGGAAGCCGCCCCGGTCACCCGCGCGGCCGGGCCGTCCGTCGAGGCCGCCGACCTCACCGCGGTGGCCCGCCAGGGCCGGCCCGCGCCGCCCGACCCGTGCTTCACCGCTTCCGACACGGCGCTCATCAGCTACACCTCCGGGACCTCCGGCACCCCCAAGGGCGCCCTGAACCCGCACGGCGCCCTCACCCACAACGCGACCCGCCAGGTCACCGGCCACCCCCTTCCCGAGGGCGCCGCTTACTTCGCCCTCGCCCCGCTCTTCCACATCACCGGCCTGGTCTGCGAGCTCGCCGCCTGCTTCGTCAACGCCGGCACCCTCGTCCTCGCCCACCGCTTCGAACCAGGCGCCGTCCTCGACGCCTTCCTCGAACACCGCCCCGCCTACACCGTCGGCCCGGCCACCGCCTTCATGGCCCTGGCGGCCCACCCCGCCGCGACCCCCGACCACTTCGCCTCGTTCCGGGTGGTCTCCTCCGGCGGCGCCCCGCTCCCGCCGGCCCTCGTCGAGCGGCTGCGCGCCCGCTTCGGCTTCTACCTGCGCAACGGCTACGGGCTCACCGAGTGCACCGCGCCCTGCGCCTCCGTGCCCGTCCACCTCGAAGCCCCCGTGGACCCGGTCTCCGGCACCCTCTCCGTCGGCCTCCCGGGCGCGGACACCCTCGTACGCATTCTCGACGAGCGGGGCGTCGAGGTCCCGATCGGCGGGATGGGGGAGATCGCCGTCCGCGGCCCCCAGGTCGTCCCCGGCTACTGGGGGCTGCCCGAGGAGACCGCCAAGGCCTTCCCGGACGGCGAACTGCGCACCGGGGACGTCGGGTTCATGGACTCCGAGGGTTGGCTGTACGTCGTCGACCGGAAGAAGGACATGATCAACGCGTCCGGCTTCAAGGTCTGGCCCCGCGAGGTCGAGGACGTGCTGTACACCCATCCCGACGTACGCGAGGCGGCCGTGGTCGGGGTCCCCGACCCCTACCGGGGGGAAAGCGTGAAGGCCTACGTGAGCCTGCGCCCCGGCGCCCGCGTCGAGCCCGCCGAGCTGTCCGCGTACTGCGCCGAGCGCATCGCCGCGTACAAGTACCCGAGGCAGGTGGAGATCCTGCCTGTCCTTCCCAAGACGAGCAGTGGCAAGATCCTGCGACGGGAACTGCGCGAACGCGGCTGA
- a CDS encoding TetR/AcrR family transcriptional regulator codes for MAAKTTTESEGTGDAPVPQRLLAVATRLFAERGYDRTSVQEIVEAAGVTKGALYHYFGSKDDLLHEVYARMLRLQQQRLDAVADSGAPVEERLRAAAADVVVTTIENLDDAMIFFRSMHQLSPEKFKQVRAERRRYHERFRALVEEGQRTGVFSTATPADLVVDYHFGSVHHLSTWYREDGPLTPQQVADHLADLLLRALRP; via the coding sequence ATGGCCGCCAAAACCACCACGGAGTCCGAGGGCACCGGCGACGCACCGGTGCCGCAGCGACTGCTGGCCGTCGCCACCCGGCTGTTCGCCGAACGCGGCTACGACCGCACCTCCGTACAGGAGATCGTCGAGGCGGCCGGGGTCACCAAGGGCGCGCTCTACCACTACTTCGGGTCCAAGGACGACCTGCTGCACGAGGTGTACGCGCGGATGCTGCGCCTCCAGCAGCAGCGCCTGGACGCGGTGGCCGATTCCGGTGCGCCCGTGGAGGAGCGGCTGCGCGCCGCGGCCGCCGACGTGGTGGTCACCACCATCGAGAACCTCGACGACGCCATGATCTTCTTCCGGTCGATGCACCAGCTCAGCCCCGAGAAGTTCAAGCAGGTGCGGGCCGAGCGCCGGCGCTATCACGAGCGCTTCCGGGCACTGGTCGAGGAAGGGCAGCGCACGGGGGTGTTCTCCACCGCGACGCCTGCGGACCTGGTGGTGGACTACCACTTCGGCTCCGTGCACCACCTGTCCACCTGGTACCGGGAGGACGGCCCGCTCACGCCGCAGCAGGTCGCCGATCACCTCGCCGACCTGCTGCTGCGCGCGCTGCGCCCCTGA
- a CDS encoding S8 family peptidase, with amino-acid sequence MATHKRSRGFRYAAVATGAATAAAVTLLATPFAGAATPAEGTVYGLGAPGAISGSYVVILDAAADKEQLADKYGGELQRTYTSGVNGFSASGLSETEAKRLAADPAVGKVVQNKKFHINATQDNPPSWGLDRIDQAKTAGDKKYDYPDTAGEGVTAYVIDTGIRVSHKDFGGRATHGFDAVDNDDSADDGNGHGTHVAGTIAGTEHGVAKKAKLVAVRVLDDNGSGSTEQVVAGIDWVTKNHKGPSVANMSLGGGADEALDEAVKRSIASGVTFAVAAGNESTDAGQGSPARVPEAITVASSTIDDAQSDFSNFGSVVDLYAPGSDITSDWNDSDSGTKTISGTSMATPHVVGAAAVYLAGHPSATPAETAAALTGAATADAVTNPSAGTANKLLKVTP; translated from the coding sequence ATGGCAACTCACAAGCGTTCGCGCGGTTTCCGGTACGCGGCAGTCGCCACGGGAGCCGCCACCGCGGCCGCCGTGACCCTGCTCGCGACCCCCTTCGCGGGGGCGGCGACACCGGCCGAGGGCACGGTCTACGGACTGGGAGCGCCCGGCGCGATCAGCGGAAGTTACGTGGTCATTCTCGATGCGGCCGCGGACAAGGAGCAGCTCGCCGACAAGTACGGCGGTGAACTGCAACGCACCTACACCTCCGGGGTCAACGGCTTCTCGGCCTCCGGCCTCAGCGAGACCGAGGCCAAGCGACTCGCGGCGGACCCCGCCGTCGGCAAGGTCGTGCAGAACAAGAAGTTCCACATCAACGCCACGCAGGACAACCCGCCTTCATGGGGGCTCGACCGGATCGACCAGGCCAAGACGGCGGGAGACAAGAAGTACGACTACCCCGACACCGCCGGTGAAGGGGTGACCGCGTACGTCATCGACACGGGCATACGCGTGAGCCACAAGGACTTCGGTGGCCGCGCCACGCACGGCTTCGACGCGGTGGACAACGACGACAGCGCCGACGACGGCAACGGTCACGGTACGCACGTGGCCGGCACCATCGCCGGTACGGAGCACGGCGTCGCCAAGAAGGCGAAGCTGGTCGCGGTGCGGGTGCTCGACGACAACGGTTCCGGTTCCACGGAACAGGTCGTCGCCGGCATCGACTGGGTCACCAAGAACCACAAGGGTCCGTCCGTGGCCAACATGAGCCTCGGCGGCGGTGCGGACGAGGCGCTCGACGAGGCGGTGAAGCGCTCGATCGCCTCGGGCGTCACGTTCGCCGTCGCGGCGGGCAACGAGTCGACGGACGCCGGGCAGGGCTCCCCCGCCCGTGTCCCGGAGGCGATCACCGTGGCGTCGAGCACCATCGACGACGCGCAGTCGGACTTCTCCAACTTCGGCTCCGTGGTGGACCTGTACGCGCCGGGCTCGGACATCACGTCCGACTGGAACGACAGTGACAGCGGCACCAAGACGATCTCCGGCACCTCCATGGCCACCCCGCACGTGGTCGGTGCCGCGGCCGTCTACCTGGCGGGACACCCGTCGGCGACGCCGGCCGAGACGGCCGCCGCGCTGACCGGTGCGGCCACCGCGGACGCGGTGACCAACCCGTCGGCGGGTACCGCGAACAAGCTGCTCAAGGTGACCCCGTAA